A region from the Methanofollis liminatans DSM 4140 genome encodes:
- the mutS gene encoding DNA mismatch repair protein MutS, which produces MIEKMTPAMRQFYAMKEKHPDCIIFFRMGDFYETFGDDAGVVSRELDIVLTARGKDQEGERMPLAGVPYHAAETYIARLVSKGYRVAVCEQIEDPKKAKGIVKRDVVRVITPGTVIDASMIASPGARYLMALCPDGPKFGLAFLDISTGEFFVEECAGDRDFSGILSEVERYRPQECIVGPPLPDGLEGRLADLEVLVTRFREDAFSEKTARDLLLGHFKTLSLDGYGCAELDAAVRAAGAALAYATETQYSALSHITGLSVRAPADRMMLDAITLRNLEITETIRGEGKEGTLIHVLDRTRTAMGSRTLRSHLVNPLISAARIDARLDAVEYLCQNTAVRTDLRDLLKQCADIERIAGRIAYGNATPRDLVTLGASLGCVAGIRGLFPEEAPEEITDALGRLGDFAGVIDLIDRAIADDPPATLKNGGAIREGYSAELDELHRLSGSGRTWIAEFQQTERERTGIRSLKVKYNRVFGYTIEITKPNLHLVPDDYDRRQTTANGERFTTPALKEKEALIASADERLLSLEAELFANLLGTLAASVAAFQETARAVGVLDLHAALADVALRNAYVRPELDDGLKTVIRDGRHPVVEEKTAGTFIPNDTLLDSEGDQILIITGANMAGKSTYMRAVALITVMAQMGSFVPASYASIGLVDRVFTRVGASDDLSSGRSTFMVEMQELANILNNVTERSLVILDEIGRGTSTIDGYSIAKAVLEYLHGTRGKGPRTLFATHFHQLIDVEGSLKRVKNYHFAVKETGSDVVFLRKIIPGATDKSYGIHVARLAGVPAKVTQRAEKILQETADAVSSPDAKGRRYTQMLLISDTPVTRPSPVVEELKKLDPDTLTPRTALEKIYDLKRIAGEEGR; this is translated from the coding sequence ATGATCGAGAAGATGACCCCGGCCATGCGGCAGTTCTATGCGATGAAGGAGAAACATCCGGACTGCATCATTTTTTTCCGCATGGGCGACTTTTACGAGACATTCGGCGATGACGCAGGGGTCGTCTCACGGGAACTCGACATCGTGCTGACGGCACGCGGCAAAGACCAGGAGGGGGAGCGGATGCCCCTCGCCGGCGTCCCGTACCATGCGGCCGAGACCTATATCGCGCGCCTGGTCTCGAAGGGCTACCGTGTCGCCGTCTGCGAGCAGATCGAAGACCCGAAGAAGGCGAAGGGGATCGTCAAGCGCGACGTCGTGCGGGTGATCACGCCGGGCACGGTGATCGACGCCTCGATGATCGCCTCGCCCGGCGCCCGCTACCTGATGGCCCTCTGCCCTGACGGTCCGAAATTCGGGCTCGCATTCCTGGACATCTCGACGGGAGAATTTTTCGTGGAGGAGTGCGCCGGCGACCGGGACTTCTCCGGTATCCTCTCCGAGGTGGAGCGTTACCGCCCGCAGGAGTGCATCGTCGGCCCGCCCCTCCCGGACGGCCTGGAGGGGCGCCTCGCCGACCTCGAGGTGCTCGTCACCCGGTTCCGCGAGGACGCCTTCTCAGAAAAAACGGCCCGCGACCTCCTCCTCGGCCACTTCAAGACGCTCTCCCTCGACGGCTACGGCTGCGCCGAACTCGACGCCGCCGTCAGGGCGGCCGGAGCCGCCCTCGCCTATGCGACCGAGACGCAGTACTCGGCCCTCTCCCACATCACCGGACTCTCGGTCAGGGCGCCGGCCGATCGGATGATGCTGGATGCGATCACCCTGCGAAACCTCGAGATCACCGAGACGATCCGGGGCGAGGGGAAGGAGGGCACCCTCATCCATGTCCTCGACCGCACGAGGACGGCGATGGGAAGCCGGACCCTCCGCAGCCACCTGGTCAACCCCCTCATCTCGGCGGCGCGGATCGACGCCCGCCTCGACGCCGTCGAGTACCTCTGCCAGAATACGGCGGTGCGCACCGACCTGCGGGATCTCCTCAAACAGTGCGCCGACATCGAGCGGATCGCCGGGAGGATCGCCTACGGAAACGCCACGCCCCGCGACCTGGTCACCCTCGGCGCCTCGCTCGGGTGCGTCGCCGGGATCAGGGGCCTCTTCCCTGAAGAGGCGCCCGAGGAGATCACGGACGCCCTCGGCCGCCTCGGCGACTTCGCCGGGGTGATCGACCTCATCGACCGGGCGATCGCCGACGATCCCCCGGCCACCCTGAAGAACGGCGGGGCGATCAGGGAGGGATACAGCGCCGAACTCGACGAACTGCACCGGCTCTCGGGCTCGGGGCGGACCTGGATCGCCGAGTTCCAGCAGACAGAGCGGGAGCGGACCGGGATCAGGTCGCTGAAGGTGAAGTACAACCGCGTCTTCGGCTACACGATCGAGATCACAAAGCCGAACCTCCACCTGGTGCCCGACGACTACGACCGCCGGCAGACGACGGCCAACGGCGAGCGGTTCACGACGCCGGCCCTGAAGGAGAAGGAGGCCCTCATCGCCAGCGCCGACGAGCGTCTCCTCTCCCTTGAGGCCGAACTCTTTGCCAATCTCCTCGGAACGCTCGCCGCCTCGGTCGCTGCCTTCCAGGAGACCGCACGGGCGGTGGGCGTCCTCGACCTCCACGCCGCCCTCGCCGACGTCGCCCTCAGGAACGCCTACGTCCGCCCCGAACTGGACGACGGCCTCAAAACAGTCATCAGGGACGGGCGCCACCCGGTCGTCGAGGAGAAGACCGCCGGGACGTTCATCCCCAACGACACCCTCCTCGACAGCGAGGGCGACCAGATCCTCATCATCACCGGGGCGAACATGGCCGGCAAGTCCACCTATATGCGGGCCGTCGCCCTGATCACCGTCATGGCCCAGATGGGGAGTTTCGTCCCGGCCTCCTACGCCTCGATCGGCCTCGTGGACCGCGTCTTCACCCGCGTCGGGGCCTCGGACGACCTCTCGAGCGGGCGGAGCACCTTCATGGTCGAGATGCAGGAGCTCGCCAACATCCTCAACAACGTCACCGAACGGAGCCTCGTGATCCTGGACGAGATCGGGCGGGGGACCAGCACCATCGACGGGTATTCCATCGCAAAGGCCGTGCTCGAGTACCTCCACGGCACCAGAGGAAAAGGGCCGCGGACCCTCTTCGCCACGCACTTCCACCAGCTCATCGACGTGGAGGGCTCGTTGAAGCGCGTGAAAAACTACCATTTCGCCGTCAAGGAGACCGGGTCGGACGTGGTCTTCCTGCGAAAGATCATCCCCGGCGCCACCGACAAGAGTTACGGCATTCATGTCGCCCGCCTCGCGGGCGTGCCGGCGAAGGTGACCCAGCGGGCCGAGAAGATCCTTCAGGAGACCGCCGACGCCGTATCGTCGCCCGACGCGAAGGGGCGGCGCTACACCCAGATGCTCCTGATCAGCGACACCCCCGTGACGCGGCCGAGCCCGGTCGTCGAGGAGTTGAAAAAACTCGACCCCGACACCCTGACCCCGCGCACCGCCCTCGAGAAGATCTATGACCTCAAACGGATTGCAGGGGAGGAGGGGCGATGA